One Gammaproteobacteria bacterium DNA segment encodes these proteins:
- a CDS encoding MMPL family transporter, with amino-acid sequence MKRVEASDQPTQPIIRFSLGHPGWVIRITTLLTLVLALLAALPSIWPQMFFPLAALKVDTDPENMLSQDEAVRVFHNRMKREFSIYDMVVVGVVNDTHPAGVFNPQTLGNVYALTEFAKTLRWPDDAAPDGMGGVIESEILAPSTLDNIEQDGLGTVRFDWLMPAPPTTQQEAAVVRDRALKIPFLKGTVVSEDGKALSLYLPLNSKHLTYRTYTQLRDRIAEFEGDERYFITGLPVAEDNFGVEMFIQMAISAPLSMLIIFLLMWFFFRKLSLVVSPMIIAMVSVICTMGLLIVTGHTVHIMSSMIPIFIMPIAVLDSVHILSQFFDRYQETNDRRTTIERVMRDLFKPMLYTSLTTAAGFASLALAPIPPVQVFGLFVAFGVMLAWLLTITFIPAYIMRMPEASLQGFGMPGGPGGSSRNPLMARLLHWLGNQTFRWAKPILLLTVVGSAISVYGITRIVINDNPIRWFAESHEIRIADAVLNEHFGGTYMAYLSLKPNDGSNILERLAEWGKEQATSGPEQQVLTDLQREAIGLARAGRNDSEALAALGELVQGRLVAARGAMGDAWEQAAEFVAAERLRLQVFKQPEVLAYLAGLQDALAATGSVGKTNSMVDIVKTVHRELLLSETAQFRIPDSATAVAQTLLVFQNSHRPQDLWHFVTPDFRRASIWVQMTSGDNLDMTRVVDSVDRYLAAHPPPVELEARWYGLTYINMVWQERMVTGMLHAFLGSFLIVFLMMLVMLRSGLWALLSMIPLTMTIGSIYGIIGLIGKDYDMPVAVLSSLSLGLAVDFAIHFLVRARILATERGSWKVAAGPVFGAPARAITRNGLVVSLGFLPLLLAPLVPYQTVGALIAAILIASGAATLVLLPALIRVLEPWLFPRSEGCRMTCNYLTCTLLSLALVGIVLLNLNQFAGVSLHTLGWTLLAALIGAGLLCQPLAHRRRQVVQADAALGSGDNESSKEQ; translated from the coding sequence ATGAAGCGCGTCGAAGCGAGCGACCAGCCGACTCAACCGATCATTCGATTTTCGCTCGGCCACCCTGGATGGGTGATCCGGATAACTACGCTGCTTACGCTCGTCCTGGCGCTTCTGGCGGCACTACCCAGTATCTGGCCTCAGATGTTCTTTCCGTTGGCCGCGCTGAAGGTGGATACCGATCCGGAGAACATGCTGTCTCAGGACGAGGCAGTGCGAGTATTCCATAATCGGATGAAGCGCGAATTCTCCATTTACGACATGGTGGTCGTCGGTGTGGTGAACGACACGCATCCCGCCGGCGTATTCAATCCGCAGACCCTGGGCAATGTGTATGCTCTGACCGAGTTTGCGAAGACCCTGCGCTGGCCGGACGATGCGGCGCCCGATGGTATGGGCGGCGTGATCGAGTCTGAGATCCTCGCTCCATCGACGCTGGACAACATAGAGCAAGACGGGCTTGGTACCGTTCGCTTCGACTGGCTGATGCCCGCACCACCGACCACCCAGCAAGAGGCGGCGGTGGTACGCGATCGGGCGTTGAAAATCCCCTTTCTTAAGGGCACGGTGGTGTCGGAGGATGGCAAGGCCCTGAGCCTGTATCTGCCGCTCAACAGCAAACACCTGACCTACCGCACCTATACGCAGCTGCGTGATCGTATCGCCGAGTTCGAGGGTGACGAGCGTTACTTCATCACCGGACTGCCGGTCGCAGAGGACAACTTCGGGGTCGAAATGTTCATCCAGATGGCCATCTCCGCGCCGTTGTCGATGCTAATCATCTTCCTGCTGATGTGGTTCTTCTTCCGCAAGCTGTCCCTTGTGGTATCGCCGATGATCATCGCGATGGTATCGGTGATCTGCACCATGGGCCTGTTGATCGTGACCGGCCACACCGTCCATATCATGAGTTCCATGATCCCAATCTTCATTATGCCGATCGCGGTGCTGGACTCGGTGCACATCCTGTCGCAGTTCTTCGACCGCTATCAGGAAACCAACGACCGGCGCACGACCATCGAGCGGGTCATGCGCGATCTCTTCAAACCGATGCTCTACACCTCCCTCACGACCGCGGCCGGTTTCGCCTCCTTGGCGCTCGCACCCATCCCGCCGGTCCAGGTGTTCGGCCTGTTCGTGGCCTTCGGCGTCATGTTGGCCTGGCTGCTCACCATCACCTTCATCCCCGCCTACATCATGCGCATGCCGGAGGCCTCTCTGCAGGGGTTCGGCATGCCGGGCGGTCCGGGTGGCTCGTCGCGCAATCCCCTGATGGCGCGCCTACTGCACTGGCTCGGTAACCAGACCTTCCGCTGGGCCAAGCCCATCCTGCTGCTCACCGTGGTCGGCAGCGCCATTTCCGTCTATGGCATTACGCGCATCGTCATCAATGACAATCCCATCCGCTGGTTCGCGGAGTCACATGAGATTCGAATCGCTGACGCGGTGCTCAATGAACACTTCGGCGGCACCTATATGGCCTACCTGAGCCTGAAGCCCAACGACGGCAGCAACATACTTGAACGCCTTGCGGAATGGGGGAAAGAACAGGCGACGTCTGGTCCAGAACAGCAGGTGTTGACCGATTTGCAGCGCGAGGCCATCGGCCTTGCGCGTGCCGGTAGAAACGACAGCGAGGCACTGGCCGCGCTCGGTGAGTTGGTACAGGGGCGGCTGGTGGCGGCACGGGGTGCGATGGGCGACGCATGGGAACAGGCAGCGGAGTTTGTCGCTGCCGAGCGCCTGCGTCTGCAGGTGTTCAAGCAGCCCGAGGTACTGGCCTATCTGGCGGGTCTGCAGGATGCGCTGGCGGCCACCGGCAGCGTCGGCAAAACCAACTCGATGGTGGATATCGTCAAGACGGTGCACCGTGAACTGCTGCTCAGCGAGACGGCGCAGTTTCGTATCCCTGATTCGGCCACAGCGGTCGCCCAGACCCTGCTGGTATTCCAGAACAGTCACCGACCGCAGGATCTCTGGCATTTCGTCACCCCAGATTTTCGTCGCGCCAGCATCTGGGTACAGATGACCAGTGGCGACAATCTGGACATGACGCGCGTGGTGGACAGCGTCGACCGCTACCTGGCTGCGCATCCACCGCCGGTGGAGTTAGAGGCCCGCTGGTATGGTCTCACTTATATCAACATGGTTTGGCAGGAACGCATGGTCACCGGCATGCTGCACGCCTTTCTCGGCAGCTTTCTGATCGTGTTTCTGATGATGCTGGTGATGCTACGCTCGGGCCTTTGGGCGCTGTTGTCGATGATCCCTCTCACCATGACGATCGGCTCCATCTACGGCATCATCGGCCTGATCGGAAAGGACTACGACATGCCGGTGGCGGTGCTGTCATCGCTTTCGCTCGGCCTCGCGGTCGACTTCGCGATCCACTTCCTGGTACGCGCACGAATACTGGCGACCGAGCGGGGTTCCTGGAAAGTGGCGGCCGGACCGGTATTCGGCGCGCCGGCGCGCGCGATAACCCGCAACGGCCTGGTGGTCTCGCTGGGTTTTCTGCCGCTGCTGCTGGCGCCGCTGGTACCCTATCAGACGGTCGGTGCGTTGATCGCTGCGATCCTGATCGCCTCGGGCGCCGCCACCTTGGTACTGCTGCCGGCACTGATCCGGGTGCTGGAGCCCTGGTTGTTTCCACGCAGCGAGGGTTGCCGCATGACCTGCAACTATTTGACCTGCACGCTATTGTCGCTGGCGCTGGTGGGCATCGTGCTGTTGAATCTGAATCAGTTCGCCGGTGTCTCGCTGCATACCCTCGGGTGGACACTACTGGCCGCGCTGATCGGCGCCGGCCTGTTGTGCCAGCCGTTGGCGCACCGGCGCAGGCAGGTCGTGCAAGCAGATGCTGCGCTTGGGTCCGGCGATAACGAAAGCAGTAAGGAGCAGTAA
- a CDS encoding diguanylate cyclase translates to MAYFKAHLGLEVEKVRRYAEPLTLLAFDVLAGDEEAADSPAIEEVVLKVIADYVREATRTVDLFARCGGNRFILMLSRTPLAGAELIVERLQARVVTLPGYSLRTAVVPYDDGDDPEAVLERVAAALGEPAAGA, encoded by the coding sequence ATGGCCTATTTCAAGGCCCACCTCGGCCTCGAGGTGGAAAAGGTGCGGCGCTATGCCGAGCCCCTGACGCTGCTGGCCTTCGACGTGCTGGCGGGCGACGAAGAAGCGGCGGACAGCCCGGCTATCGAGGAGGTGGTGCTCAAGGTCATCGCCGACTACGTGCGTGAGGCCACCCGTACCGTGGACCTGTTCGCCCGCTGCGGTGGCAACCGCTTCATCCTCATGCTGAGTCGCACGCCGCTGGCGGGGGCGGAACTCATCGTCGAGCGCCTGCAGGCCCGGGTGGTCACCCTCCCGGGCTACTCGTTACGCACCGCCGTGGTGCCCTATGACGACGGTGACGATCCCGAGGCGGTGTTGGAGCGGGTTGCCGCTGCGCTTGGCGAGCCGGCGGCGGGCGCGTGA
- a CDS encoding phosphodiesterase → MTLRVLHITDTHLFATPHARHRGLDTEATLEAVIGMAATHPWDLVLVTGDLVHDGAPEGYRRLADHLDVFGVPALCIPGNHDDPAALAGALPRGALAWQGLHEAAPWTLLMLDSHLPGAVGGELGEMELQRLTAELAGGEGPVLIALHHPPVAVGSAWMDTDGLRDAAAFWDVVDPSPRVKGVLWGHIHQAFDTTRSRIRLMASPSTGLQFTPHSPEFALDPRPPGYRRLLLDSDGGIDSEVLRLPRSPGSL, encoded by the coding sequence GTGACCCTGCGCGTACTCCACATCACCGACACCCACCTGTTCGCTACGCCCCACGCGCGGCATCGCGGCCTCGACACGGAAGCCACCCTGGAAGCCGTAATCGGGATGGCCGCCACCCACCCCTGGGACCTGGTGCTGGTGACCGGGGATCTCGTCCATGACGGCGCCCCCGAGGGCTACCGGCGTCTCGCCGACCATCTCGACGTGTTCGGCGTCCCCGCCCTGTGCATTCCCGGCAACCACGACGACCCCGCCGCCCTCGCCGGGGCCCTGCCCAGGGGCGCCCTGGCCTGGCAGGGTCTCCACGAGGCCGCGCCGTGGACCCTCCTGATGCTGGACAGCCACCTCCCGGGCGCGGTGGGAGGCGAATTGGGCGAGATGGAACTGCAGCGTCTGACGGCCGAACTCGCCGGCGGTGAGGGCCCGGTGCTCATCGCCCTCCATCACCCGCCGGTGGCGGTGGGTTCGGCCTGGATGGACACCGACGGACTGCGTGATGCCGCCGCCTTCTGGGACGTGGTGGACCCAAGCCCGCGGGTAAAAGGTGTCCTGTGGGGCCACATCCACCAGGCCTTCGACACCACCCGGAGCCGGATCCGGCTCATGGCGTCCCCTTCAACCGGCCTGCAGTTCACACCCCACAGCCCCGAATTCGCCCTCGACCCCAGGCCCCCGGGTTACCGCCGCCTGCTCCTCGACAGCGATGGCGGCATCGATTCCGAGGTCCTGAGACTACCCCGAAGCCCGGGATCTCTATGA